The Methanomethylovorans hollandica DSM 15978 genome includes a region encoding these proteins:
- a CDS encoding DNA alkylation repair protein has protein sequence MYEDLISEIRAELARNANEKTKETSARFFKEYINCYGVKAATVLKIADKYFKLIKNEQKQTIFSLSEELLESDMLEESAIAFECVYRMREYYEPEDFEIFEGWIGKYVNNWAKCDTLCNHSVAFFIESYPQYLPRVKEWTWSENRWFRRAAAVTLVLPARNGKFLDDVLEIADSLLMDEDDLVRKGYGWMLKEAGKAHQQEIFEYIMKNKKVMPRTSLRYAIEKFPQDMRKKAMEK, from the coding sequence ATGTATGAGGACCTTATATCTGAAATAAGGGCGGAACTGGCCCGCAACGCAAATGAAAAAACAAAAGAAACGTCTGCCCGTTTTTTTAAGGAATATATAAACTGCTATGGTGTAAAAGCAGCAACTGTCCTGAAGATAGCTGACAAGTACTTCAAACTGATCAAGAACGAGCAAAAGCAGACTATCTTTTCATTATCTGAAGAGCTGCTGGAATCAGATATGTTAGAAGAATCGGCAATTGCTTTTGAATGTGTCTATCGTATGCGGGAGTATTACGAGCCAGAGGATTTTGAGATATTTGAAGGATGGATAGGAAAATATGTTAACAACTGGGCGAAATGTGACACATTATGCAATCATTCGGTTGCATTTTTTATAGAATCGTATCCGCAGTACCTTCCACGGGTTAAAGAATGGACCTGGTCTGAGAACAGATGGTTCAGAAGAGCTGCAGCGGTAACTCTTGTATTGCCTGCAAGGAATGGCAAATTCCTGGACGATGTTCTGGAAATAGCGGACAGTTTGCTCATGGATGAAGATGACCTTGTGCGCAAAGGTTATGGCTGGATGCTCAAAGAAGCGGGTAAGGCTCATCAACAGGAGATATTCGAATACATAATGAAAAACAAAAAGGTCATGCCAAGAACTTCTTTGAGATATGCCATTGAAAAGTTCCCGCAGGATATGAGAAAAAAAGCAATGGAAAAATAA
- a CDS encoding CDC48 family AAA ATPase: protein MSEEIIVQVAQAYPRDAGRGIARLEKDLMQRLGTTSGDIIEIRGKDKCYAIVWPGYVDDTGKGIVRIDGNLRYNARIGLDDQVTITKISAHEAESVTLAPTQPVQLVGGSRFILRIIEGRPLSKGERVRVETVNNPLTFAVLATKPPGPVIVTRNTQIVLREKPLEEATTRDHITYEDIGGLKRELGMVREMIELPLKHPEIFQKLGIDPPKGVLLYGQPGTGKTMIARAVASETDANFISISGPEIVSKYYGESEQKLRQMFEDAKKDAPSIIFIDEIDSIAPKRDEVMGEVERRVVAQLLSLMDGLRSRGRVIVIAATNRPNSIDPALRRGGRFDREIEVGIPDRNGRLQILYVHTRGMPIENDIDLEQIAAVTHGYVGADLSSLCKEAAMHALRRMLPEMRIEDDIPQEVMDSLVVTRADFDSAFKNIEPSAMREVFVEVAHVRWDDIGGLETAKQELIEAVEWPLKYPEMFEAVNTTPPRGILLFGPPGTGKTMLAKAVASESEANFISIKGPELLSKYVGESEKAVRETFRKAKQAAPTVIFFDEIDAMAPERGASTDAHVTERVVSQILTEIDGVEELKDVVVIAATNRPDIIDPALLRPGRFDRLIYVKPPEKEGRRKIFEIHILGKPLAEDVDLNLLADMTEGYVGADIEAICREASMLALRSVILPGMTKEEMKVLANEIRISMTHFRKAIARIKPTTSRSCMNLYEKAAEAYAQYAANSDEKREVESGGTAYQ from the coding sequence ATGTCCGAAGAGATCATCGTACAGGTGGCACAGGCATATCCCAGGGATGCAGGCAGAGGCATTGCTCGTCTGGAAAAAGATCTGATGCAACGATTGGGAACTACAAGCGGGGATATCATAGAAATAAGGGGGAAGGATAAATGCTACGCTATCGTCTGGCCGGGTTATGTTGATGATACCGGTAAGGGAATAGTCCGTATAGATGGCAATCTGCGATACAATGCGAGGATTGGTCTGGACGATCAGGTAACCATAACAAAGATATCAGCACATGAAGCTGAAAGTGTCACACTTGCGCCCACCCAGCCAGTCCAGCTTGTAGGAGGATCTCGTTTTATCCTGAGGATAATAGAGGGCAGACCACTCTCTAAAGGAGAAAGGGTTCGAGTAGAGACCGTAAACAATCCTCTTACATTTGCCGTGCTGGCCACCAAACCTCCGGGGCCTGTGATAGTTACCCGTAACACTCAGATAGTGCTTCGGGAAAAGCCTCTTGAAGAAGCTACGACCAGAGATCACATAACATATGAGGACATAGGCGGCCTCAAACGCGAGCTGGGAATGGTAAGGGAGATGATAGAACTTCCCCTGAAACATCCTGAAATATTCCAGAAACTTGGCATAGATCCTCCGAAAGGTGTGCTGCTGTATGGCCAGCCAGGCACTGGCAAGACCATGATAGCCAGGGCAGTTGCCAGTGAAACAGATGCTAATTTCATATCCATCAGCGGTCCTGAGATCGTATCTAAATATTATGGAGAAAGTGAACAGAAGCTCCGTCAGATGTTCGAGGATGCAAAGAAGGATGCCCCTTCAATAATATTCATCGACGAGATAGATTCTATTGCCCCAAAAAGAGATGAAGTGATGGGAGAGGTAGAACGCAGGGTTGTGGCCCAGCTGCTATCACTCATGGATGGTCTGAGATCCCGGGGAAGAGTCATCGTTATAGCTGCAACCAACCGTCCCAACTCCATAGACCCTGCACTGCGCAGAGGCGGCAGATTTGACAGGGAGATCGAAGTAGGCATCCCTGACCGTAATGGCAGGCTGCAGATCCTGTACGTGCATACAAGAGGAATGCCCATTGAAAATGACATTGACCTGGAACAGATAGCAGCGGTGACACATGGTTATGTGGGAGCGGACCTCTCATCCCTGTGTAAGGAAGCAGCCATGCACGCTCTGCGCAGGATGCTGCCTGAGATGCGCATTGAGGATGATATACCTCAGGAGGTCATGGATAGCCTTGTGGTCACAAGAGCTGATTTTGATTCAGCTTTCAAGAACATAGAGCCTTCAGCCATGAGGGAGGTGTTCGTAGAGGTCGCCCACGTGCGCTGGGACGACATCGGTGGACTGGAAACGGCAAAACAGGAACTCATCGAAGCGGTGGAATGGCCTCTGAAATACCCGGAGATGTTCGAAGCTGTCAATACCACACCTCCCAGAGGTATATTGCTTTTCGGGCCGCCTGGAACTGGTAAGACCATGCTGGCAAAGGCAGTTGCAAGTGAGAGCGAAGCTAATTTCATCAGCATTAAAGGCCCCGAGCTATTGAGCAAATATGTGGGAGAATCCGAGAAAGCGGTGCGTGAAACCTTCAGGAAAGCAAAGCAAGCTGCACCTACAGTGATATTCTTCGATGAGATAGATGCCATGGCACCAGAAAGGGGAGCCAGTACCGATGCACATGTGACGGAGCGAGTGGTGAGCCAGATCCTCACCGAAATAGATGGAGTGGAAGAACTGAAGGATGTTGTGGTCATAGCTGCCACCAACAGGCCGGACATCATCGATCCGGCCTTGTTACGCCCAGGACGGTTTGACAGGCTCATCTACGTGAAACCACCTGAGAAAGAAGGCCGCAGAAAGATATTTGAGATACATATTCTGGGAAAACCTCTCGCAGAGGATGTGGACCTTAATTTGCTTGCGGATATGACAGAAGGCTACGTGGGTGCGGATATCGAAGCTATCTGTAGGGAAGCGTCCATGCTGGCCTTAAGATCGGTGATCCTGCCAGGTATGACAAAAGAGGAAATGAAGGTACTAGCAAATGAGATCAGGATCTCCATGACCCATTTCAGGAAAGCTATTGCCAGAATAAAGCCCACAACTTCCAGAAGCTGCATGAACCTCTATGAAAAAGCAGCTGAAGCCTATGCACAGTATGCAGCTAATTCCGATGAAAAAAGAGAGGTAGAGAGCGGTGGAACTGCTTATCAGTAA
- a CDS encoding RNA-guided endonuclease InsQ/TnpB family protein, translated as MQLTKKIKIHPTEEQVDVLWKLSEKCRLVYNFALAERREKWKEEHRSVKYVEQQNQLPELKKQYSQYNMVYSKVLQSTIKKLDANYKSFFALCKKGDKSARPPKFRSRKYLMTLVYNQSGFKTKDGKLSFSHKVNKIPLAFEIGAAIDLLPIKQIEIYNDDPYKARGEFFVSVTYEIPPEKEYVDNGLYQAIDLGITKIVTAVNTQGKFFEIKTPRSDQYWNAKIDSIKSRRDHCKKDSKRWNRLHNRYQKMEAKKSHQIKDFQHRLSKKMIENTKANTIIVGDLNVKNMAQSKKVTGKKKRSINRSTQNQGYLSRFIGFLTYKAELRGKKIIRIDESYTSKACHNCGKLHDMPLSKRNMVCDCGNVMDRDRNSAINIMKRFLSQNALWTGYQQFVGNLRHYRLLDGIEIHRIEAK; from the coding sequence ATGCAACTGACGAAGAAGATCAAAATACATCCAACTGAGGAACAAGTTGATGTTCTTTGGAAATTGTCCGAAAAGTGTAGACTTGTCTACAACTTCGCATTAGCTGAAAGACGAGAAAAGTGGAAGGAAGAACATAGAAGTGTAAAATATGTAGAACAACAGAACCAGCTTCCTGAACTTAAAAAACAATATTCTCAGTATAATATGGTCTATTCTAAAGTGCTACAATCCACTATAAAAAAGCTCGATGCTAACTATAAATCATTCTTTGCTTTGTGCAAGAAGGGTGATAAGTCTGCAAGACCGCCAAAGTTCCGAAGCAGGAAGTATCTTATGACATTGGTTTACAATCAAAGTGGATTTAAAACTAAGGATGGTAAACTCAGTTTTTCGCATAAAGTAAATAAAATCCCATTAGCATTCGAAATAGGAGCAGCTATTGATTTGTTGCCAATCAAACAGATAGAAATCTACAACGATGATCCATACAAAGCAAGGGGTGAGTTTTTTGTTTCTGTAACTTATGAAATCCCACCCGAAAAAGAATATGTTGATAATGGATTGTATCAAGCCATAGATCTTGGAATAACAAAAATAGTGACAGCCGTGAATACTCAAGGAAAATTCTTTGAGATTAAAACACCGCGTTCCGATCAATACTGGAATGCTAAAATCGATTCGATAAAGTCTAGAAGAGATCACTGTAAAAAAGACAGTAAACGATGGAACCGGTTACATAATAGATATCAAAAAATGGAAGCAAAAAAATCACATCAGATAAAAGATTTCCAACACAGGCTTTCTAAAAAGATGATTGAAAATACCAAAGCTAATACTATAATTGTTGGCGATCTCAATGTGAAAAACATGGCACAATCTAAAAAAGTGACTGGTAAAAAGAAACGATCTATAAACAGATCTACTCAAAATCAGGGTTATCTATCAAGATTCATCGGATTCTTGACCTACAAAGCAGAGCTTAGAGGTAAGAAAATAATAAGAATCGATGAGAGTTATACTTCGAAAGCATGTCATAATTGTGGAAAATTACATGATATGCCTCTTTCGAAAAGAAATATGGTATGTGATTGTGGTAACGTAATGGATAGAGATCGCAATAGTGCTATCAATATCATGAAACGTTTCCTATCACAAAATGCCTTGTGGACAGGCTATCAACAATTTGTTGGTAACCTTCGACACTACAGGCTTCTCGATGGAATTGAGATTCACAGAATCGAAGCCAAATGA
- the tnpA gene encoding IS200/IS605 family transposase has product MLYDLDKASHSVYSLHYHFVQCVKYRRKVLDNQNIVDFLKMKIRQISDTFEVDIVNIECDKDHFHLLFTTKPTLNLPKYINTIKTITSREIRKNYPGIKTMLWKDTFWSRSYFIATTGQVTLDVLKQYVDNQGKHATDEEDQNTSN; this is encoded by the coding sequence ATGCTGTATGATCTCGATAAAGCAAGTCATTCTGTATACTCACTGCACTATCATTTTGTGCAATGTGTCAAATATCGAAGAAAAGTTCTTGACAATCAAAATATCGTAGACTTCCTAAAGATGAAAATACGTCAAATAAGTGATACCTTTGAGGTAGACATTGTTAACATCGAATGTGACAAAGATCACTTCCATTTATTGTTTACCACAAAACCAACTCTGAATTTACCTAAATACATCAATACAATCAAAACCATTACATCGAGAGAGATCAGAAAGAATTACCCAGGCATAAAAACAATGCTATGGAAAGATACATTTTGGTCAAGATCTTATTTCATAGCAACAACTGGCCAAGTTACACTGGACGTACTTAAACAATATGTAGACAATCAAGGGAAACATGCAACTGACGAAGAAGATCAAAATACATCCAACTGA
- a CDS encoding phenylacetate--CoA ligase family protein: protein MCADLMQCDIWKDYTAPSPEKQLQKFRSLLEYVAANSPFYKQKFSKENVDIGAIKSLEDIGTLPFTYKEELREGYPLGLQAAPEEKVVRIHSSSGTTGKPVIIPYTQKDVDHWADMMKRCYELAGMTNKDRIQITPGYGLWTAGIGFQLGAEKLGGMAVPMGPGNTEKQLQMLMDLHCTAIASTSSYALLLAEEINRRGIRDKIHLKKGIIGSERWSRKMRVRIEEELGLESFDIYGLTEIYGPGIAQDCHLHDGLHYWSDLLYFEIIDPVTGEILPDGEMGELVVTTLSKEGAPLIRYRTRDLTRIIPGHCTCGCPFPRIDRILGRTDDRIKLKGVNVYPGQIEDITHRLDGVSSEYQLLLSRDGGKESMLFRVEVDNAQDPCCRQTKEKAIRKAFRDLIGISVDVECLNIGDLPRSEKKSKRVIDTRDV, encoded by the coding sequence ATGTGTGCAGACCTAATGCAATGTGATATTTGGAAAGATTATACAGCGCCTTCTCCGGAGAAGCAGCTTCAGAAATTCCGGTCCCTGCTGGAATATGTTGCGGCTAACAGTCCTTTCTACAAACAGAAGTTCTCAAAAGAAAATGTAGACATAGGAGCCATTAAAAGTCTTGAAGATATCGGCACCCTTCCTTTTACATACAAGGAAGAACTGAGGGAGGGCTATCCCCTTGGTCTGCAGGCAGCGCCTGAAGAGAAAGTGGTGCGCATTCATTCCTCCTCCGGAACTACAGGTAAACCGGTTATTATTCCCTACACACAAAAAGATGTGGATCACTGGGCAGATATGATGAAAAGGTGCTATGAACTTGCAGGTATGACTAATAAGGACAGGATACAGATCACTCCCGGTTACGGTCTGTGGACCGCAGGCATTGGTTTTCAGCTTGGTGCTGAAAAGCTGGGTGGCATGGCAGTACCTATGGGTCCGGGAAATACTGAAAAACAATTGCAGATGCTCATGGATCTACATTGTACTGCTATTGCAAGCACTTCTTCCTATGCCCTGCTGCTGGCAGAGGAAATTAATAGAAGGGGCATAAGAGATAAAATCCATCTTAAGAAAGGTATCATAGGTTCAGAAAGGTGGAGCCGGAAGATGCGTGTCCGCATTGAGGAAGAGCTGGGTCTGGAAAGCTTTGATATATATGGCCTGACGGAAATATACGGTCCCGGCATTGCACAGGACTGTCACCTGCATGATGGTCTGCATTACTGGTCAGACCTTTTATACTTTGAGATAATCGATCCTGTAACAGGTGAAATACTACCGGATGGAGAGATGGGTGAACTTGTTGTGACAACCCTGTCAAAGGAAGGTGCTCCTCTTATACGTTACAGGACAAGGGACCTTACACGTATAATTCCGGGACACTGTACTTGCGGATGTCCTTTTCCCCGCATTGACAGAATATTAGGTCGTACAGATGACAGGATCAAATTAAAAGGGGTTAATGTCTACCCTGGACAGATCGAAGACATTACTCACAGACTGGATGGTGTCAGCAGCGAGTACCAGCTCCTGCTGTCCCGCGATGGTGGCAAGGAATCCATGCTTTTCCGTGTGGAGGTGGATAATGCCCAGGACCCTTGCTGCAGGCAGACAAAAGAAAAAGCCATCAGAAAAGCTTTTCGTGATCTCATTGGTATCTCCGTAGATGTGGAATGTCTGAACATCGGAGATCTGCCGCGCAGTGAGAAAAAAAGTAAACGGGTGATAGATACAAGGGATGTATAG
- the hisG gene encoding ATP phosphoribosyltransferase yields the protein MIEIAIPKGSLEEQTLLLFKQADLEIKKTDRQYNPTINDPRIKKVKILRPQEIPRYVHDGYFDLGISGLDWVTESSSDVVEVADLPYSKQGSGNVKIVIAVPQESDIRSAKDIKPGSRVSTEYPKMTQKFFDDLNIPVEIHFSYGATEAKVPDLMDVVVDLTETGSTLRRNGLKIVDQIMESSTKLIANKKSWQDPLKRREIEEIRTLLLSVIEARGKVLLDMNVPCDKLDAIIDFLPSMKRPTVSQLYKSDYYAVETVVSKNEVNLLIPRLKALGAEDILEMDISKIVR from the coding sequence TTGATCGAAATAGCTATTCCAAAAGGTAGTCTGGAAGAACAGACACTTCTGCTCTTTAAGCAGGCAGACCTTGAAATAAAGAAGACTGACAGGCAATACAATCCTACCATCAATGACCCCAGGATAAAAAAGGTCAAGATCCTGCGCCCACAGGAAATCCCGCGCTATGTACATGATGGATACTTTGATCTGGGTATCTCAGGGCTTGACTGGGTAACAGAATCCAGCTCTGATGTTGTGGAAGTTGCTGATCTGCCCTATAGTAAACAGGGTTCAGGCAATGTCAAGATAGTCATAGCAGTACCTCAGGAAAGTGACATACGGAGTGCAAAGGACATTAAACCGGGTAGCAGAGTCTCTACTGAATATCCGAAAATGACACAGAAGTTCTTTGATGATCTGAACATCCCTGTGGAGATCCATTTTTCCTATGGTGCCACAGAAGCAAAGGTACCTGACCTCATGGACGTGGTGGTCGATCTCACGGAAACAGGTTCCACCTTACGCAGGAATGGGCTTAAGATAGTTGATCAGATTATGGAATCCTCTACAAAGCTCATAGCTAACAAGAAAAGCTGGCAAGACCCTCTTAAAAGACGGGAGATAGAGGAAATCAGGACTTTACTGCTCTCTGTCATAGAAGCACGGGGAAAAGTGCTCCTTGATATGAACGTCCCATGTGATAAACTGGATGCGATCATCGATTTCCTCCCATCCATGAAGAGACCTACAGTTTCTCAGTTGTATAAATCCGATTACTATGCAGTAGAGACCGTTGTCAGTAAGAACGAAGTTAACCTGCTGATCCCCAGGCTCAAGGCACTTGGTGCTGAAGATATCCTAGAAATGGACATTTCAAAAATAGTACGATAA
- a CDS encoding TMEM165/GDT1 family protein, protein MIEDILIPFLLVGLAELGDKTQLAVLVLSTKTKQYGPLLSGVMLAFVLTDGIAIVLGDFIASVVPLDYVKLFAGLLFVIFGILMLYNRNKDEDEGSYELKSPFVSGFSLILVSEMGDKTQLAAALFATQYDPVMVFIGVILALLLLSAMAIYVGKKLMEKINKHTISTAAGILFILIGITFFF, encoded by the coding sequence ATGATAGAGGACATTCTCATACCTTTTCTGCTAGTGGGCCTTGCAGAGCTTGGGGATAAAACACAGCTCGCTGTCCTTGTGCTGTCCACAAAGACAAAGCAGTATGGTCCCCTGCTTTCCGGGGTTATGCTTGCTTTTGTGCTGACCGATGGCATAGCTATTGTCCTTGGCGATTTTATCGCTTCTGTTGTACCCCTGGATTATGTGAAACTATTTGCAGGTCTCCTTTTTGTGATATTTGGTATCCTGATGCTTTACAACAGGAATAAGGATGAGGATGAAGGATCATATGAACTGAAAAGTCCTTTTGTATCGGGTTTTTCCCTGATACTTGTTTCTGAGATGGGTGATAAAACACAGTTAGCTGCGGCTCTGTTTGCTACCCAGTATGATCCCGTGATGGTATTTATAGGTGTGATCCTTGCTTTGTTGCTATTGTCTGCAATGGCTATCTATGTTGGCAAGAAGCTTATGGAAAAGATCAATAAGCATACTATTTCCACAGCTGCTGGGATTCTTTTCATTCTGATAGGGATCACTTTCTTTTTCTGA
- a CDS encoding NAD(P)/FAD-dependent oxidoreductase: protein MDHDVIVVGGGPGGAMAARTCAEKGLRVLLLEKEEVPRYKACGGAVSWKALKLIGPIDDVKPQYMCYGATIHSPAMRQSSQKIKEAASILVFRDSFDHFLLKQAQNSGAVINTGEKVISVNITDERVHVVTTKGEHAAKILIGADGVNSTVARETGLRKKWEPQGYGICIETEIALSSEDAERCILDKELIEAYFLKSRGYGWVFPKGNIMSVGIGLWKPSNMKPAQAFDEFISFLSKEKGVDLAAHIDHRFIHRVPVGGMNRNTYGEKVLLVGDAAGFVDPFLGEGIYYAVASGVTAGEVAAEAIYTGTDLSSYRKRCDSLFNNDLHTAFKFGNAFHEHIEKIFYLFDKDPELFKMYVLTGKGVYGYREYIKRSVLRTPVTLLKIVESMFKTAKE from the coding sequence ATGGATCATGATGTCATAGTTGTCGGTGGCGGACCAGGTGGTGCAATGGCTGCACGGACATGTGCTGAGAAGGGGCTGCGAGTGCTCCTTCTGGAAAAGGAAGAAGTACCACGCTATAAAGCCTGTGGGGGTGCAGTATCCTGGAAAGCATTAAAGCTCATTGGCCCTATAGATGATGTAAAGCCCCAATATATGTGTTACGGGGCTACCATACATTCACCTGCTATGAGGCAGTCATCACAAAAGATTAAAGAAGCGGCATCAATACTTGTTTTCCGCGATTCTTTTGACCATTTTCTATTAAAACAGGCACAGAACAGTGGAGCTGTCATAAATACCGGGGAGAAGGTAATCTCGGTTAACATAACAGATGAACGAGTACATGTTGTAACAACAAAAGGAGAGCACGCTGCAAAAATATTGATCGGAGCAGATGGTGTGAACAGCACTGTTGCCAGAGAAACAGGTCTGAGAAAAAAATGGGAACCGCAAGGGTATGGAATATGCATCGAGACAGAGATAGCACTAAGTTCGGAAGATGCAGAGAGATGTATCCTTGATAAAGAACTGATAGAGGCATATTTCCTTAAAAGCCGGGGATATGGATGGGTATTCCCGAAAGGGAACATAATGTCCGTGGGCATAGGCCTGTGGAAACCTAGTAATATGAAACCTGCACAGGCTTTTGATGAATTCATATCCTTCCTTTCTAAGGAAAAGGGAGTAGACCTCGCTGCACATATTGATCACAGGTTCATACACAGGGTACCTGTAGGTGGTATGAACAGGAACACCTATGGGGAAAAAGTGCTTCTTGTAGGAGATGCTGCAGGTTTTGTGGACCCTTTTTTGGGTGAGGGCATATATTATGCAGTTGCAAGCGGAGTAACTGCAGGTGAAGTGGCAGCTGAAGCTATCTATACTGGTACTGACCTTTCCTCTTACAGGAAGAGATGTGATTCACTATTTAATAACGATTTACATACCGCTTTTAAATTTGGAAATGCTTTCCATGAACATATAGAGAAGATATTTTACCTGTTCGATAAGGACCCTGAACTTTTTAAAATGTATGTACTTACAGGAAAGGGAGTTTATGGTTACAGGGAATACATAAAAAGGTCTGTGCTGAGAACACCCGTAACACTGCTTAAAATAGTTGAGAGCATGTTTAAAACTGCAAAGGAGTGA